A part of Flavobacteriales bacterium genomic DNA contains:
- a CDS encoding 1-acyl-sn-glycerol-3-phosphate acyltransferase — protein sequence MHIQRVANFMVLAGVKLWSRLFYRVENEWVHAHESDPWAGMKVLALLNHTSLFEPLFLGAAPWRMLWRIAGRIIAPGADVTMNRPLAGWILSFIAPRMVPISRERDETWDNFLKAILPESVVIILPEGRMMRADGLDKNGKPMSVRGGVADILEMMPDGELVFVYSGGLHHVQAPGQMLPKFFKRIRMRSEKVNIKEYVKAMKNMPDVPYKKAVTRDMEARLAKYKPQ from the coding sequence ATGCATATTCAACGGGTAGCCAATTTCATGGTATTGGCTGGTGTTAAGCTTTGGTCGCGACTTTTCTACCGTGTAGAGAACGAGTGGGTGCATGCGCATGAAAGCGATCCTTGGGCTGGAATGAAAGTGCTGGCCTTGCTCAATCACACCAGTTTGTTCGAACCTTTGTTTCTTGGTGCTGCACCATGGCGCATGCTCTGGCGTATTGCTGGGCGTATCATCGCTCCAGGGGCCGATGTGACGATGAATCGACCGCTCGCTGGTTGGATATTGAGCTTCATTGCACCGAGGATGGTTCCCATATCGCGCGAGCGGGATGAGACCTGGGATAACTTCTTGAAAGCGATTCTACCCGAATCTGTGGTGATCATTCTTCCAGAAGGCAGAATGATGCGGGCTGATGGATTGGATAAGAATGGGAAGCCAATGTCGGTAAGGGGAGGAGTGGCCGATATTCTGGAGATGATGCCCGATGGCGAACTGGTGTTCGTTTATAGTGGTGGATTGCACCACGTGCAAGCGCCCGGACAAATGCTACCCAAGTTTTTCAAACGCATTCGCATGCGCAGCGAGAAGGTGAACATAAAGGAATATGTGAAGGCAATGAAAAACATGCCTGACGTACCGTACAAGAAAGCGGTGACGCGAGATATGGAAGCCCGCTTGGCCAAGTACAAACCACAATAG